In a single window of the Cervus elaphus chromosome 1, mCerEla1.1, whole genome shotgun sequence genome:
- the LOC122678870 gene encoding olfactory receptor 5AN1-like: MIRRENITEITYFILLGFSDFPRILEVLFIVFLVVYIMTLTCNLSLIILIRMDSHLHMPMYFFLSNLSFMDISYVTATAPKMLYDFFREQKIITYVDCVIQNFVFSTMGLSESCLMTAMAYDRYAAVCNPLLYSSIMSPALCGRMVLASYVAGLSGSISQLCFMLNFQFCGPNVINHFFCDMPQLLVLSCTDTFSAQLFTALLTMIFGIVNVSIIMISYVYIVISILKITSVKGRSKAFNTCASHLTAVSLFYTSAMFVYLSSSSGGSSSFDRFASVFYTVMIPMLNPLIYSLRNKEIKDALKRLQKKRGYC, from the coding sequence ATGATTAGGAGAGAAAATATCACAGAGATCACTTATTTTATACTCTTGGGATTCTCAGATTTTCCCAGAATCTTAGAAGTGCTCTTTATCGTATTCCTGGTGGTATACATTATGACCCTGACGTGTAACCTGTCGCTCATCATCTTAATAAGAATGGACTCCCACCTCCACAtgcccatgtacttcttcctcagtaACCTGTCCTTCATGGACATCTCCTATGTGACTGCCACAGCCCCCAAGATGCTTTACGACTTCTTCCGGGAGCAGAAAATTATCACCTATGTGGACTGTGTGATTCAGAATTTCGTATTCTCAACCATGGGGCTGAGTGAGTCTTGCCTCATGACCGCCATGGCTTATGACCGATATGCTGCCGTTTGTAACCCACTCCTCTATTCCTCAATCATGTCGCCCGCTCTCTGCGGTCGGATGGTGCTGGCATCCTACGTGGCTGGACTCTCTGGTTCTATATCCCAATTGTGTTTCATGTTGAATTTCCAGTTCTGTGGGCCTAATGTCATcaaccacttcttctgtgacatgCCCCAGCTGTTAGTTCTGTCCTGCACCGACACGTTCTCTGCACAACTCTTcactgctttattgacaatgatCTTTGGGATAGTAAATGTTTCCATTATCATGATATCCTATGTCTACATTGTCATCTCCATCCTGAAGATCACTTCCGTGAAAGGCAGATCCAAAGCTTTCAACACCTGTGCTTCCCACCTGACGGCAGTGAGCCTCTTCTATACCTCAGCAATGTTTGTCTATTTGAGTTCCAGCTCTGGCGGTTCCTCCAGCTTTGACAGATTCGCATCGGTCTTCTACACAGTGATGATTCCCATGTTGAATCCTTTGATTTACAGTCTgagaaacaaagaaatcaaagatgcctTGAAGAGGTTGCAAAAGAAGAGAGGGTATTGCTGA